A region from the Aegilops tauschii subsp. strangulata cultivar AL8/78 chromosome 5, Aet v6.0, whole genome shotgun sequence genome encodes:
- the LOC141022932 gene encoding uncharacterized protein gives MASSATTVTFGLSGQVTEKLSNTNFILWRTQITPEIRGAGFFGYIDGTNPELAKQVVIKDKDGRRRPSQIPFTPSGSKKISRLASMFSSQSLSRVNNIRIALANAQKGTQSVATYFAHMRSLADELAAAGKPLQDDSELISYILARLDME, from the exons ATGGCTTCCTCTGCCACCACCGTAACCTTTGGTCTCTCTGGCCAAGTCACGGAAAAGCTTTCCAACACCAATTTCATCCTCTGGCGCACCCAAATCACACCGGAGATCAGAGGAGCGGGATTCTTCGGGTACATTGATGGAACGAACCCGGAGCTGGCCAAACAAGTCGTCATCAAGGACAAAGATGGAAGGAGGAGGCCATCCCAAATCCCCTTCACGCCGTCTGGATCCAAGAAGATCAGCAG ATTGGCAAGCATGTTCTCATCCCAGTCTCTGTCGAGGGTCAACAACATCCGCATCGCCCTAGCGAATGCACAGAAGGGCACACAGTCTGTGGCGACCTACTTCGCGCACATGCGCTCCCTGGCGGACGAGCTTGCTGCGGCAGGCAAACCTCTTCAAGATGACAGCGAGCTGATCTCCTACATCCTTGCTAGATTGGATATGGAGTAA